From one Microlunatus sp. Gsoil 973 genomic stretch:
- a CDS encoding carbohydrate ABC transporter permease, translated as MTSRSRTLRRAAVSYGLLAPSLIGIGLFLIVPVLVAVAVSFESWNIISPPKWLGPQNYLSVLTDPDVWHSFLVTAQYTLLVIPAQTLLGLGLAVLLSKRLPGTPVFRVIFALPWICAPLTLGVVWKWVFAPTGGLLNAIIGTRIEWLTSFTLALPAVSFVSVWTQTGYVALFYLAGLSGVPADIQDAARVDGAGEIGVFWRITMPLLRPTTFFVLATSIISSFQVFDTVYAMTGGGPGAPGRTDVIAHRIYSLAFEDLDLGKASALSVLLMIGLIVVTVLQQVYFRRRITYEVAS; from the coding sequence ATGACCAGCCGGAGCCGTACGCTGCGACGGGCAGCCGTCAGTTACGGGTTGCTGGCTCCCAGCCTGATCGGGATCGGGCTCTTCCTCATCGTGCCGGTCCTGGTTGCGGTCGCGGTCAGCTTCGAGTCCTGGAACATCATCTCCCCGCCGAAGTGGCTGGGCCCGCAGAACTATCTGTCGGTCCTCACCGATCCCGACGTCTGGCACTCGTTCCTGGTGACTGCCCAGTACACGCTGCTGGTCATCCCCGCCCAGACACTGCTCGGCCTCGGGCTGGCGGTGCTGTTGTCCAAGCGGCTGCCCGGGACGCCGGTGTTCCGAGTGATCTTCGCGCTGCCCTGGATCTGCGCGCCGCTCACGCTGGGCGTGGTGTGGAAATGGGTCTTCGCACCCACCGGCGGCCTGCTGAACGCCATCATCGGTACCCGGATCGAGTGGTTGACGAGCTTCACCCTGGCGCTGCCCGCGGTCTCCTTCGTCAGCGTCTGGACCCAGACGGGCTATGTCGCGCTGTTCTATCTCGCCGGGCTCAGCGGGGTACCCGCCGACATCCAGGACGCGGCCCGCGTGGACGGCGCCGGAGAGATCGGGGTCTTCTGGCGGATCACCATGCCGCTGCTGCGTCCGACGACCTTCTTCGTGCTGGCCACCAGCATCATCTCCTCCTTCCAGGTCTTCGACACGGTGTACGCGATGACCGGCGGCGGCCCGGGTGCGCCAGGTCGGACCGACGTGATCGCCCACCGGATCTACTCGCTGGCCTTCGAGGACCTGGATCTGGGCAAGGCGTCGGCGCTGTCGGTGCTGCTGATGATCGGGCTGATCGTGGTCACCGTGCTGCAGCAGGTCTACTTCCGCCGTCGGATCACCTACGAGGTGGCGAGCTGA
- a CDS encoding carbohydrate ABC transporter permease, with amino-acid sequence MATARTLTRSRNPFRRTGSALIIYALLIFGALIIVTPFLLSFVTALKTPEQFSNTSTLSLPAPLSWQNFGELFGAQHNFISPIAVTVQMTVVILVVQLSCSILAAYAFARVSFPGRDIIFWAYLATMMIPAVTTIVPLYGMFTAAGLRNTFWALVLPTLFGSPYAIFLLREYFRGVPDDLEAAALIDGCGTLRVLWYVVIPYSRPIIATLTVITVVSHWNNFLWPRVITSGPDWAVLTVATAGLQSQYNGNWTLVMAATSVALLPLIVIYLIFQRQIVNSISIGGFK; translated from the coding sequence ATGGCGACCGCCCGGACGCTGACCCGATCGCGCAACCCGTTCCGACGGACGGGCTCGGCTCTGATCATCTACGCACTGCTGATCTTCGGTGCGCTGATCATCGTGACGCCGTTCTTGTTGAGCTTCGTCACGGCACTCAAGACGCCGGAACAGTTCTCCAACACCTCGACGCTGAGTCTGCCCGCACCACTGTCCTGGCAGAACTTCGGGGAACTGTTCGGCGCCCAGCACAACTTCATCTCACCGATCGCCGTCACGGTGCAGATGACCGTTGTGATCCTGGTCGTCCAGCTGAGCTGTTCCATCCTGGCCGCGTACGCGTTCGCCCGGGTCAGCTTCCCGGGTCGGGACATCATCTTCTGGGCCTATCTGGCAACGATGATGATCCCGGCGGTGACCACCATCGTCCCGCTGTACGGGATGTTCACCGCCGCCGGGCTGCGGAACACCTTCTGGGCCCTGGTGCTGCCCACACTGTTCGGCTCGCCGTACGCGATCTTCCTGCTCCGTGAATACTTCCGGGGCGTCCCCGATGATCTGGAGGCGGCCGCCCTAATCGACGGTTGCGGCACGCTGCGGGTGCTCTGGTACGTGGTCATCCCTTATTCGCGACCGATAATCGCAACCCTGACTGTGATCACCGTCGTCAGTCACTGGAACAACTTCCTGTGGCCGCGGGTGATCACCTCCGGACCGGACTGGGCCGTGCTGACGGTCGCGACGGCCGGCCTGCAGAGCCAGTACAACGGCAACTGGACGTTGGTGATGGCCGCCACCAGCGTCGCCCTGCTCCCGCTGATCGTGATCTATTTGATCTTCCAACGCCAGATCGTCAACTCGATCTCGATCGGCGGATTCAAGTGA
- a CDS encoding sugar ABC transporter substrate-binding protein, with the protein MTDSTSFSRRKALALLGAGAGGAVLAACSPNQQREQNTSGGGSTGAAKTTIGFRLWDDQVAKAYETSFAEFTKQNPDITVKINLVPWQNYWDQLPVDVGSGTIDDLFWTNSLNYQQYADAGKISDVGTLLGAVDDAWQKSVVQQYTYQDKLWGVPQIADANGIFYNKSILSDSNPRLLSGIGKLRWRPGGGSGDTLLPALRQLTVDSNGKTAADPGFDPKKIKTYGYNAAYDLQAIYFPFIGSNGGRWQADGSNKFVFGSDPKTVEAFSYIVDLINKHHVAPSAADTNDNGDFSRDQFLQGHMAIFQSGTYNLANVADGAKFDWAIARNPAGAAGSFGVASGVIVAASAATKSADAVKKLLTWLGSADGNKFIGESGSALPAVTTAQSSWVDFWKAKNVDVQPFVDAAAGKTIQAPRGTGGSGSSDAYDPILKEIFLGRTPVKSGLAEAEQKANAAIGK; encoded by the coding sequence ATGACTGATTCCACGTCCTTCAGCCGACGGAAGGCCCTGGCACTGCTCGGTGCCGGCGCGGGCGGCGCAGTGCTCGCGGCCTGCTCACCCAATCAGCAACGGGAGCAGAACACGAGCGGCGGCGGGAGCACCGGAGCGGCCAAGACGACCATCGGCTTCCGGCTCTGGGACGATCAGGTCGCCAAGGCGTACGAGACGTCCTTCGCCGAGTTCACCAAGCAGAACCCGGACATCACGGTCAAGATCAATCTCGTTCCGTGGCAGAACTACTGGGACCAACTGCCGGTCGATGTCGGGAGCGGCACCATCGACGACCTGTTCTGGACCAACTCGCTGAACTACCAGCAGTACGCCGACGCCGGCAAGATCAGCGACGTCGGCACTCTGCTGGGCGCTGTGGACGACGCCTGGCAGAAGTCGGTCGTCCAGCAGTACACCTACCAGGACAAGCTCTGGGGTGTGCCGCAGATCGCCGATGCCAACGGCATCTTCTACAACAAGTCGATCCTGTCCGACAGCAACCCGCGGCTGCTGTCCGGGATCGGCAAGCTGCGGTGGCGGCCGGGCGGCGGTTCCGGTGACACGCTGCTGCCGGCGCTCCGGCAACTGACCGTTGACAGCAACGGCAAGACTGCGGCCGATCCGGGCTTCGATCCGAAGAAGATCAAGACCTACGGCTACAACGCCGCCTACGACCTACAGGCGATCTACTTCCCATTCATCGGGTCCAACGGCGGACGGTGGCAGGCCGACGGATCGAACAAGTTCGTCTTCGGCAGCGACCCGAAGACCGTCGAGGCGTTCAGCTACATCGTCGACCTGATCAACAAGCACCACGTCGCGCCGTCCGCGGCCGACACGAACGACAACGGCGACTTCAGCCGCGACCAGTTCCTGCAGGGTCACATGGCGATCTTCCAGTCCGGCACCTACAACCTGGCCAACGTCGCCGACGGTGCCAAGTTCGACTGGGCCATCGCGCGGAACCCGGCCGGGGCGGCGGGCAGCTTCGGGGTTGCCAGCGGAGTGATCGTGGCCGCGAGTGCCGCCACCAAGAGCGCCGACGCGGTGAAGAAGCTGCTGACCTGGCTCGGGTCTGCCGACGGCAACAAGTTCATCGGCGAGTCCGGCTCGGCGCTGCCGGCGGTGACCACGGCCCAGTCGTCCTGGGTGGACTTCTGGAAGGCCAAGAACGTCGACGTTCAGCCGTTCGTCGACGCCGCCGCGGGCAAAACGATCCAGGCACCACGCGGCACCGGGGGCAGCGGATCCTCCGACGCGTACGATCCGATCCTCAAGGAGATCTTCCTGGGCCGTACCCCGGTCAAATCCGGTCTGGCCGAGGCCGAACAGAAGGCGAACGCCGCGATCGGCAAGTAG
- a CDS encoding metallophosphoesterase has protein sequence MTDPIFSFGLLADVQYADDDTHEGLDRHFRASISKLQKAVAEFNRHDLAFVVHLGDLVDHDLENATPVLEIMAGSVAPVHQVLGNHDFASSWSPTGRSDSAALIKAYGMQAAYYAIAQPGWRFLVLDTNEVGVIAHPPGSTEASEGEELLARVKSQGRRNANPWNGTIGRAQRSWLADQLEQAAADGLRAAIFAHHPVFPDHHDNLLDDHELLDWLAGFDALKVWFGGHQHAGGYGLYRDVHVLTLNAVVQSTTNAFAVANVHQDRIVITGHGRQPSYELVIN, from the coding sequence GTGACCGATCCGATCTTCAGCTTCGGCCTGTTGGCCGACGTCCAGTACGCCGACGACGACACCCACGAGGGGCTCGATCGTCATTTCCGGGCGTCGATCAGCAAGTTGCAGAAGGCCGTCGCGGAGTTCAACCGACATGATCTTGCCTTCGTCGTCCATCTGGGCGACCTGGTCGATCACGATCTGGAGAACGCGACACCGGTGCTGGAGATCATGGCGGGTTCGGTCGCACCCGTCCACCAGGTGCTCGGCAACCATGACTTCGCCTCGTCGTGGTCACCGACAGGGCGGAGCGATTCGGCTGCGTTGATCAAGGCGTACGGAATGCAGGCTGCCTACTACGCGATCGCTCAGCCGGGATGGCGGTTCCTGGTCCTGGACACCAATGAGGTCGGCGTCATCGCGCACCCGCCCGGCAGCACCGAGGCGTCCGAGGGTGAGGAACTGCTGGCGCGCGTGAAGAGCCAGGGACGGCGCAACGCCAACCCCTGGAACGGCACGATCGGCCGGGCGCAGCGAAGCTGGCTGGCCGACCAGCTGGAACAGGCGGCAGCCGACGGCCTGCGCGCCGCGATCTTCGCCCACCATCCGGTCTTCCCCGATCATCACGACAACCTGCTCGATGATCATGAACTCCTGGATTGGCTGGCCGGCTTCGATGCACTGAAAGTCTGGTTCGGCGGCCACCAGCATGCCGGTGGGTACGGCCTCTACCGCGACGTCCATGTCCTGACCCTCAATGCGGTGGTGCAGTCGACGACCAACGCCTTTGCGGTTGCCAACGTCCACCAGGACCGGATCGTCATCACCGGGCACGGCAGGCAACCGTCCTACGAACTGGTGAT